Proteins encoded within one genomic window of Camelina sativa cultivar DH55 chromosome 19, Cs, whole genome shotgun sequence:
- the LOC109130998 gene encoding defensin-like protein 74 produces MKMNCKIGFMSLLVITSVIFLFLVPDKVEAQKECVGPCELIGNCMAACINKGYELGQCVGWREDDPFICCCT; encoded by the exons ATGAAAATGAACTGCAAGATTGGATTCATGAGCTTGCTCGTGATTACTTCAGTAATCTTCCTCTTTCTGGTTCCAG ATAAGGTAGAAGCCCAAAAAGAATGTGTTGGACCATGTGAACTGATTGGGAACTGTATGGCGGCTTGCATTAACAAAGGATACGAACTTGGCCAATGTGTTGGCTGGAGGGAGGACGATCCTTTTATATGTTGTTGCACCTAA
- the LOC104764407 gene encoding probable pectate lyase 8 gives MAHVTELILFKFASALLLATLFIGVNSSRSNETWHEHAVENPEEVAAMVDMSIRNSTERRRLGYFSCSTGNPIDDCWRCDRKWQLRRKRLADCSIGFGRNAIGGRDGRYYVVTNPNDDNPVNPIPGTLRHAVIQEEPLWIIFKRDMVITLKQELIMNSFKTIDGRGVNVHIANGACLTIQYVTNIIVHGIHIHDCKPTGNAMVRSSPSHYGWRSMADGDAISIFGSSHIWIDHNSLSNCADGLVDAVMSSTAITVSNNFFTHHNEVMLLGHSDSYTRDKVMQVTIAYNHFGEGLIQRMPRCRHGYFHVVNNDYTHWEMYAIGGSASPTINSQGNRFLAPTNPFAKEVTKREYTGQSKWKHWNWRSEGDLFLNGAFFTRSGAGAGANYARASSLSAKSSSLVGTMTSYSGALNCRAGRRC, from the exons ATGGCTCATGTCACAGAACTTATTCTCTTTAAATTTGCTTCTGCATTACTTCTAGCAACTCTCTTTATCGGCGTTAATTCATCCAG GTCGAATGAAACATGGCATGAACATGCAGTTGAGAACCCAGAGGAAGTAGCTGCCATGGTGGACAT GAGCATACGAAACAGCACAGAGCGGAGACGATTAGGTTACTTCTCCTGCTCCACCGGCAACCCAATCGACGATTGCTGGCGTTGCGACCGTAAATGGCAGCTCCGTCGCAAACGTTTAGCCGATTGCTCAATCGGATTCGGCCGCAACGCAATCGGAGGCCGAGACGGTCGTTACTACGTCGTAACCAACCCTAACGACGACAACCCGGTTAACCCCATACCAGGAACACTCCGTCACGCCGTAATCCAAGAAGAACCACTCTGGATCATCTTCAAACGCGACATGGTCATAACCTTAAAACAAGAGCTGATCATGAACAGCTTCAAAACCATCGATGGCCGTGGTGTCAATGTCCACATCGCTAATGGCGCTTGTCTCACGATTCAGTACGTTACGAACATTATCGTACACGGGATTCATATACATGACTGTAAACCTACGGGTAACGCTATGGTTAGAAGCTCTCCGTCGCATTACGGGTGGAGATCGATGGCTGATGGAGACGCTATCTCGATTTTTGGGTCGAGTCATATTTGGATTGATCACAATTCGCTTTCTAATTGTGCTGATGGGCTTGTTGATGCTGTTATGAGCTCCACCGCTATTACTGTCTCTAACAATTTCTTTACCCATCACAATGAG GTTATGTTGTTGGGACACAGTGATTCATACACAAGAGATAAGGTGATGCAAGTCACAATTGCTTATAACCATTTTGGTGAGGGTTTAATCCAGAGGATGCCAAG GTGTAGGCATGGTTATTTTCATGTAGTTAACAATGACTATACGCATTGGGAAATGTATGCAATTGGTGGTAGTGCCAGTCCCACCATCAACAGTCAGGGAAATCGATTTCTTGCTCCTACTAACCCATTTGCTAAGGAG GTTACTAAGAGAGAGTACACAGGACAATCGAAATGGAAGCACTGGAATTGGAGATCAGAAGGAGATCTTTTCTTAAACGGAGCGTTTTTCACACGTTCTGGAGCTGGAGCTGGAGCTAACTATGCTAGAGCTTCGAGTTTATCAGCCAAATCATCCTCACTTGTAGGCACAATGACCTCTTACTCGGGTGCTCTTAACTGCAGAGCTGGTCGTCGATGTTAA